The Halobacillus amylolyticus nucleotide sequence TATTGGCTTGCTCGTACTTGCTATATCTTTGCCGAACTCAGCACTTAGGAACGAACAGGGAGGACTTGTTCCATCGCCATTTCTTGATGGAATTGTCCCGATCATTATGCTCTTCTTTATTACCGTTGCCGTCGCATACGGTGTGACGGTGAAGAAAATTGAATCCACCCGATCCATTGCTAAATTTATGGGGGAAGCGATGAAGGACATGTCCGGATTTATCGTCCTCATCTTTGCAGCCGCACAGTTCATCGCCTACTTTGAATGGACGAATATCGGATCATGGCTAGCTGTAAGCGGAGCCGAGTTTCTTGAGTCGGTAGGTGTGACCGGAATTGTAGTCGTCATAGGCTTCGTATTCCTAACAGCCCTGCTCAATTTACTCGTCTTCAGCGGATCAGCACAATGGGCACTAGAAGCCCCGATCTTCTTGAAAATGTTCTATTTCCTTGGTTATCATCCAGCATTTATCCAGGCTGCTTATCGTATTGCAGACTCATCAACAAATATTATTACTCCGATGAACCCATATATTATTATCGTGTTAGCATTCATGAGGGAATATGACAAAAAGGCGGGCTTAGGTACGTTGATTGCTCTGATGCTGCCATATAGTGTGACTTTCTTGTTAGTATGGATCGTCTTGTTATTAGCTTTTGTATTCCTAGGTATTCCGTTTGGCCCTGGTGTTGAAGTGTATTTATAGTGCACAGTTAAAACTGCCTTTTATGTATTTGTTACATTTGAATGGCGGCTGGATCCTTGCAAAGAAGGGGGAGAGGCCAGCCGCTGCCTCGACCGAGTGTTCTCGCACTCGGTCTCTTTAAATTAATGGTTCACCTACCCCAAGTTAGTTGATGACCAGTATGCTGAAAAATGTAAAATTATACCCGTGTACATATGTCTATGATAAACCTATTATTGGAAAAACTAATGCAATCGCCCTTTCAATACATGACTTTATACATACTCTGGTTAAGAAGGGGGTGTAATAATGAGTGGATATGCAGGTGGAGGATTTGCTTTAATTGTCGTCCTCTTTATTCTATTGATCATCGTTGGAGCTGGTGGATTTGTCGGCGGCTTCGGTGGTGGATACGGTGGTTATTAATTTCGAGAAAAAGGTGTCAGGATCTCAGGCACCTCCTTATAAAACCGTATGAGGTTGCTAATTAACTTTTTTAAGAAGGCTGACGGGAACTCTCGTCAGCCTTTTGTTTAGGTAATTTTCACTATTGGGCATTGACTTTTATAAAAAGGGAGCACAGTAGATGCTCCCAAAGATATTACTGATTATATGCCGCATATAAAAAAGACAAATAACGGTTAAATGAAATCGAAGTCTCATTATGTTTGATGATGATATAAGGTTGTTTACGAACAAAGGATTCTCTTGACTGCATTGAAAATTTCATCAAATCATCAAAAGATGGCCTTGTGACAAGGTTAGACAGATAGGCTGATTGGTTGGATCCCGTATTTCTCCTTTTGTTTAGGGCCGTAATGATTTGTTCAGCTGTTCGTTTGCCTAATCCATGCCCGAAAAACATGCCATCACCGAGAACAACAGCATTTTCTCCCCTCCACTGTGGGGTTGTGGGATCAAAGTCTGGGTTTTCAAAATAGACAACATCCCCTGGCAAAAAGTTAGGAATGTATGTGGAATGTATTCCAAGGTCGGGGTCAGAATGCCAGCTGTATATATAGATGTCTGGGAATAACTGATTAAAAGAAGTCTCCCCAATAACATTTAAAACGGCATGGTAATAGATGATGACCATGGCCCCTGCACATTCGAAGGCGTATTCTGAGCTGTTCACATAAATATCTTTTATCGCCTCAGAGGGCTTCACCCCTTCCTTTAGCCTGAATCCACCAGAATCCGTCAAATTCCAGTAACGAGGGTTACAACGAGATTTAGCAAAAACGGCAAATTGGACACTGCTACGCTTCATAGATACTGCACTTAATAAAATATTTTTTCGTAATTCAAGTTCAAAAGACAATTCGTCTATAGAGGAGTAGGAATATACGACCGGATCTTCCTTCATCCATCGAATGATCATACTTTCGATCCCATTAGACGGCCACATGTCACTTTGTTGAAAGGGCGAACCTGATAGCTGAATCATACTATACCTCTTTCCATGCTTAAGAATTTATAAATTAGCCTATGCCAACCACCCCTTCAGTGTTTATCTCACAAATAAAGCAACTGTTCTTAGTTTAATCGATTTTCCCCAAGGAGCATTTTTTGCTTGCTCCCTCACATAATCGTTCGACTAAAGCATTACTTACTTTCTGTCTTATGCAGAAAGGTAATTTTTTTGAATCAAGGTTGTGGTTTCATAAGCTATTCGAAAGGATCACATCCCTTAGCTAATAAGTGTCTACTAGAAAGCAATAAGGGTTATAGATAAATATGAAGCCGTTTAATTTTGGTAACCCGACCGTAGATGCATCTACATCTGCAGTGTTTTCTATTATCGCAAAGGAACACATCATTTAACAAAAGTGAACATTAATTAACGATAATTTATTGACCAATGGTTGATAAGGTATTATAATGTAACGAAATCGAACATAAAATAACAAGGATGAACAATATGCTGCAATTAGAAAGACGTCAACACATTATGAATAAGCTCGGAGTACAAGGAACAGTTCATATTGAACGAATTGCATCAGACTTGGGAGTATCCAGTATGACCATAAGGCGTGACTTGGCTTCCCTGGAAAAAGAGGGAAAGCTTGTACGCTCTCACGGTGGAGCCATCCTTCCTGAAAGAATGGCTCAGGAAATCCCTTATCAAACTAAACTCTCAAGTTATAAGGACGAAAAAGAGCTCATCGCAAAAAAAGCGGCTGAAATAATTCCTGCGAATGCAAAGGTTTTGTTGGATTCTGGAACAACGAATCTTGAAATCGCAAAGTTAATCAAGACGCGCGATGATTTGCTTATCGTAACGAATGACGCCAAGATATCCATGGAATTGTTGAACTCAGACTCTGAAGTGATTTCCACAGGTGGTAAACTTCAGAAAGATATTGGCGCATTTATGGGGACTCATGTACAAACGCTATTAAAGCAAATCAGAGTAGATATGGTGTTTTTAGGAGCTAATGCTATCGATTTGAATGGGGATATATCCACGCCTTCTATGGAAAAGGCTCTCATTAAAAAATTGATGTTGGAAAGCGCTACGATGAAATGGGTAGTAGCAGACCACAGTAAATTCAATCGACGAGCTTTTGCTCACGTGTGTCACTTGAGTACAATTAATGGAATTATTACAGATAACCAACTCGAACAAGACGATCGAAAGAAATTAGAACAAGAGACAAATCTTTATTAGGGAGGTGAACAGAATGGATGTAGTTGTTGTGTGTGATGACTTAACTGGTGCGAATGCAACCGGTGTCAAACTAACAAAAAAGGGGCTGAAGACTGCGACCGTTGTACATGGACTTCCTGTCCCCGAGAGTGGTTATGATGCTCTTTGTTTGGATACAGATAGTAGATATGTATCAGAGGAGCAAGCGCGCTCCCGTGTGAAAAGTGCTCTTGAATCCATTGAAAGTAATGGAAGGGCTAGAGTTTACAGCAAGAGGATTGATAGTACATTAAGAGGGAATATCGGAGCTGAAATAGAGGAGATGCTCGATTTTTCTGGTGAAAATTCAGTAGCAATTGTGGTGTCCTCTTTTCCTGAATCCGGAAGAAGTACTGTGGGGGGATACTTGTTAGTCGATGACGTTCCTCTACAGGAAACAGATGTAGCGAAGGACCCTGTCAGTCCGATCAAAACCTCTAAGGTAAAAGAAGTGATTCAAAATCAAACCAACCTCTCTATTAGTTCTATTGGTCTGGATATTGTAATGGAAGGACATGAATCTCTGGCAAGATCTCTGAAAAAACTAAGTTCGACATATAGGGTCATTTGTATAGATGCAGTAACTGATGAACATATTGACATGATTGCTAATGTAGTTAAAGAATGCTCACACCCAGTTGTAACCGTTGACCCTGGGCCTTTCACTGCAGTTTATTCAAGTAAGTATTTGGGTGGAGGAAAAAAAGATAAAAAGTACTTAGTTACAGTCGGGAGTGTCACTTCACAAACAGGTCAACAATTAGATTATTTCATCAATAAATGGAAGGTTAAACCGATTTATGCCAAACCTAAGGAGCTTGCTACCTTTAAGGAGAAGTGGCAGAAGGAAGTCGATCGTGTGGTTGCAACAGTGGAGAAACAAGCCGTCCAGGCAAAAATCATCTTAGTCACCACCTATCACCCGGGGCAGAAGCGTCTTGATCTAGCGGAAATTGCTGAAGCCGAGAATACGACGGAAGAAGGATTAGCTAAGAGAATTACCGATGGACTGGCTTCCATCAGCAGAAGAGTTTTGGAAAAGAATAAAGAAGACTTTGCTGGGTGTTATTTGAGTGGTGGTGATGTTACGGCATCTGTATGTTCGATCACGAGAGCACAAGGAATTGAACTTGCGGATGAGGTTATTCCCTTAGCTGCTTACGGAAAATTCGTAGGTGGGTATTTAGATGGTATGAATGTCATAACTAAAGGGGGAATGATTGGAGATAAGAAAACGCTCAGTACTTGTATGAACTATTTGGTTTCAGTAACTCATTAATATAGAGAGGAAGATTTATATGGAAAACACGGAAAACAAATCAATTATCGTAATACCAATCGGAGACCCGGCAGGAATCGGGCCAGAAATTGTCATAAAGTCGCTAGCAGAAAAAGAAATCTATGAAATCTGTAAACCTATCGTTGTTGGAGACCGTGACGTACTTGAGAAAATCATGGACGCAGTTGACGTGCACTTGGAAGTGAACGTTGTTAATAAATCCTCCCAAGGCAATTATCAATTTGGCACAATCGACTTGATCAATCTCGATAATATTGACATTGAGAAATACGAGATGGGTATTGTCTCCGGAATGTGTGGACAAGCCTCTTATGAGTACATTCAGAAGGCAATCCAAATGGTACAGGACGGGGAAGCGGGGTCGATCTGTACACCACCGATCAACAAGGAGTCCCTTCAAGCGGGAAAAGTGCCTCACATCGATCATACAGCGATGCTTTCAGCGTTCACTAATTCAGAAGATCCTATGACAATGTTTGAAGTGAATGACCTAAGAATATTCTTTTTGACTCGTCATTTATCGTTGAAAGATGCTATCGGGGAAATGACAAAAGAAAGAGTACACACTTACCTTAACCGATGTAAAGGTGCGTTGGAGCTATTAGGAATTGAAAGTCCTAAATTAGCACTTGCAGGGTTAAATCCTCATTCAGGTGAAGGTGGTCTATTTGGAAGAGAGGAAATAGATGAGTTAGTACCAGGTATCGAAGCTGCCCGACAAGATGGTGTAGATGTAACAGGTCCAGTTCCGGCTGACTCTGTATTTCACCAGGCACTTCATGGGAAATATGATGCTGTACTGTCCCTATACCATGATCAAGGGCACATTGCTGCAAAAATGGCAGATTTTGAACGTACCGTGTCTCTTACCAATGGACTCCCATTCTTAAGAACTTCAGTCGATCATGGAACGGCATTTGATATTGCAGGTAAAGGAATTGCGAGCTCAGTAAGTATGGTTGAAGCAATTAAAGCTGCTGCAAAATATACTCCATATTTCAACAAATAAATAAAATTTTCGAGGAGGGAAGTAATCATGGAAGCACCAGGTGGTCAAATAATCTTAGGACTTGTTATTGGTGTAGCATTATTAGTGTTCCTAGTAATGAAAACAAAGATTCACGCGTTCATAGCTCTGATTATTTCTGCTTCTGTCATCGGATTGATTGCGGGGATGACCCCGCCTTCCGTTGCAGAAGCCATCACAACAGGCTTTGGAGGAACACTTGGCTCAATCGGTATCGTTATCGGATTTGGAGTTATGTTAGGGCGTGTCATGGAAGTAGCCGGTGCATCTGAACGGTTAGCCTATTCTTTCGTAAAAATGCTAGGTAAGAAAAGGGAAGATTGGGCTATGGCTTTGACAGGCTATGTCGTGTCCATCCCCATCTACGTTGACTCAGCCTTTGTTATCTTAGCTCCATTAGTGAAAGCGATTTCCAGAAAAACAGGGCGTTCGGTCCTAACCTTAGGAGTGGCATTAGCAATAGGTCTTGTCGTCACACATTCATTAGTACCACCTACTCCGGGGCCTCTAGGTGTCGCAGGGATTTTTGGGGTTAGTGTTGGAGTCGTGATTCTATGGGGGCTATTATTCTCAGTTCCTCTTATTATTGTAGGGGTCCTGTATGCGAAGTGGCTTGGAAAGAAGATCCACCAAGTCCCTGATGAATCAGGTTTAGGATGGATTCGACCTGAACACGCATCTAATTATGAAGAATTTCTTGAACAGCAAGAAAATAAAAATTTGCCTTCATTATTTATATCCCTTGCTCCAATTCTTATTCCGATTCTTTTAATTTTCGCAAATACTTTGGTAACTGCATTGAACTTGAGTGAAGGTGTATTTGCTTACATGCAGTTCCTTGGTAATCCTGTCATTGCAGTAGGGATCGGTCTTATATTTGCGATCTATACGCTGACATCTCAAATGAATCGTACAGATGCAATTGATAGAATGGAAGAGGGAATTAAGTCTGCGGGTATTATCCTTCTTGTGACTGGTGCAGGTGGTGCATTAGGTAATGTGCTTAATGAAAGCGGTTCCGGTGATTATGTAGCTGAATTGATCGTCGGTTTCTCCATTCCACTTGTTTTGCTACCTTTCTTTGTCTCTAGTTTTGTTAGGTTGGTTCAAGGAAGTGGAACAGTAGCTATGATAACTGCAGCATCTATTACTGCTCCGATCTTGTCAGGAGTTGACGGTGTGTATATGCCATTAGCTGCAATCGGTGCTACAACAGGTTCATTGCTGTTCTCCTATTTCAATGATAGTTTCTTCTGGGTAGTGACCCGTATGTTAGGAATCAGAGATACTAAAGAACAAATTTTAACATGGTCAGTTCCGACTACTTTAGCTTGGTTAATGTCACTAATATTACTAGTTGTCTGTTCTTTGTTTGTCTAATAGAAGACAGGTCATATTCAACGGATGATCTAGGTTCTACACCATTTTAATGTACGGATACTTTATAACTTAATAAAGAGATCTTAATGTAAACTGGTTCCTGTGTGATGTAGGGGGCCGGTTTTTATTTTCCATTCATATAGTTAAAATTATAGAATGTCATGTTCGGCAGCTTCTCTAAATTTAAGGTCTTGAGTTAAATCAAAAACCGGAGTCTAAATCCAACTCAACTTATCTGTTCAGTTTAGTGTTCTCGGTCTTTATGAAAATAAATTACTTTTATGGGTAAATATGTGGTATGGATACACTGCATGGCTACCTTGTTATCCTAACAAAATGAATTATAATCAAGAAAAACTTGCAAATCACACCATCAACGATGATCATAAGTTTTGATGTGGACCAAAAACCAATATAACGTCTATTACTGTAGGAACTTTGCCCACTACCTTGAAGCAAGGGGATATGATTTTGTGCTTGTGAAAGCAAAGAATAATAATTAACTTTATTGAATGAAGGAGGTAAGGTTGATGATTCAAGATTTCGTTCAAAGTTCAGAACATGAGCTAGAGAAGGAAGAGCTGGTGAAAGTCGAGAGATGGATGATACCGAATCCCTGCTCTATTCCAAAAGATAAATCGTTACGAGAAGCCGCGAAAATGATCGAACATCTAAACGTAGAATGTCTGCCGGTGGTTGATGAGAATAAGCATCCTATTGGAATGGTCACATTACCAATGCTGCTGAACCGTTTTATTCATGGTCATGCGGAAGACTCTGTAGCAGGTAGCTGCACAAAAAAGAATCATTCTGTCATTCGTTCGAATGTATCTCTTTTAGATATATCCTCAATGCCTTCAGACCATTTCTCTATCGTTGATGAGCAGGGTAGTTTGATAGGTGTTGCATCAAGAAGCGAAATTTTGAAAGGGCTTTCTTCATACATTCAAGAACTTAATCAGATGGAGCATACAGCAGAAATTTTAAATGTCATTTTAGAAAGCGCCTATGAAGGTGTTGCTGTAGTGGATGAAGATGGGATCTTGCGGGAGTTTAATGAAGCGTATAGCCGTTTTACTGGGATTGCGGCAAAAGATGCCATTGGGCGACATGTTCAGGAAGTCATTGATAACACCAAATTACCTGACACAGTGCAAACCGGCATGCCTGAACGAGGGGTTGTCCAATATATCCAAGGTCAGGCCATGATTGTCCACCGTATCCCAATATGGAAGAATGATAAAGTTGTTGGAGCTATCGGTATGCTGATTTTTGAGGGAGTCACAGAAGTATATCGTATTTATGAAAGACTGCAGGAGAATTCGCTTCATAAGAAACCAAAGCAATCCCCATCCCAAGCCAAACTAAAGGAGAGCAGTTCCATAACACTTGATCAGATTATTGGCAACAGCGAAAGTACGGCTCATATCAAGCGCTTAGCCAGAAAAGTTGCCAAAACGGAGGCAACCGTTTTAATTACTGGTGAAAGTGGAACTGGAAAGGAGATGTATGCCAAGGGTATTCATCATCTTAGCCCTTTTTCATCCGGTCCTTTTATTAGTTTGAATTGTGGGGCGATTCCCGAACATTTATTTGAATCAGAGTTATTCGGTTATGAAGAAGGCGCTTTTACCGGGGCAAAAAAAGGTGGGAAGCCAGGTAAATTCGAGTTAGCTCAACATGGCACATTGTTTTTGGATGAAATTGGTGAAATGCCGCTTATGATGCAAACCAAATTGTTGCGAGTTCTTCAGGAAAAAGAAGTGGAACGTGTCGGTGGCCATCAACCATACGAAATCGAAACAAGAATCATT carries:
- the pdxA gene encoding 4-hydroxythreonine-4-phosphate dehydrogenase PdxA produces the protein MENTENKSIIVIPIGDPAGIGPEIVIKSLAEKEIYEICKPIVVGDRDVLEKIMDAVDVHLEVNVVNKSSQGNYQFGTIDLINLDNIDIEKYEMGIVSGMCGQASYEYIQKAIQMVQDGEAGSICTPPINKESLQAGKVPHIDHTAMLSAFTNSEDPMTMFEVNDLRIFFLTRHLSLKDAIGEMTKERVHTYLNRCKGALELLGIESPKLALAGLNPHSGEGGLFGREEIDELVPGIEAARQDGVDVTGPVPADSVFHQALHGKYDAVLSLYHDQGHIAAKMADFERTVSLTNGLPFLRTSVDHGTAFDIAGKGIASSVSMVEAIKAAAKYTPYFNK
- a CDS encoding YjcZ family sporulation protein gives rise to the protein MSGYAGGGFALIVVLFILLIIVGAGGFVGGFGGGYGGY
- a CDS encoding sigma-54-dependent Fis family transcriptional regulator encodes the protein MIQDFVQSSEHELEKEELVKVERWMIPNPCSIPKDKSLREAAKMIEHLNVECLPVVDENKHPIGMVTLPMLLNRFIHGHAEDSVAGSCTKKNHSVIRSNVSLLDISSMPSDHFSIVDEQGSLIGVASRSEILKGLSSYIQELNQMEHTAEILNVILESAYEGVAVVDEDGILREFNEAYSRFTGIAAKDAIGRHVQEVIDNTKLPDTVQTGMPERGVVQYIQGQAMIVHRIPIWKNDKVVGAIGMLIFEGVTEVYRIYERLQENSLHKKPKQSPSQAKLKESSSITLDQIIGNSESTAHIKRLARKVAKTEATVLITGESGTGKEMYAKGIHHLSPFSSGPFISLNCGAIPEHLFESELFGYEEGAFTGAKKGGKPGKFELAQHGTLFLDEIGEMPLMMQTKLLRVLQEKEVERVGGHQPYEIETRIIAATNRNLNEMIEAGEFREDLYYRINVIEIPISSLRERTEDIPQLVTYYLYAICSKYQMSVKVLASEAMAVFLHYHWPGNIRELVNTLEKLAILVDGNTINTHHLPDYMRDKKTVRQESSDNATLMKQARNLGDEKERELIRTVLRKTGGNKSKAAEQLGIHRTTLYQKMKKYDLSEL
- a CDS encoding GntP family permease, with the protein product MEAPGGQIILGLVIGVALLVFLVMKTKIHAFIALIISASVIGLIAGMTPPSVAEAITTGFGGTLGSIGIVIGFGVMLGRVMEVAGASERLAYSFVKMLGKKREDWAMALTGYVVSIPIYVDSAFVILAPLVKAISRKTGRSVLTLGVALAIGLVVTHSLVPPTPGPLGVAGIFGVSVGVVILWGLLFSVPLIIVGVLYAKWLGKKIHQVPDESGLGWIRPEHASNYEEFLEQQENKNLPSLFISLAPILIPILLIFANTLVTALNLSEGVFAYMQFLGNPVIAVGIGLIFAIYTLTSQMNRTDAIDRMEEGIKSAGIILLVTGAGGALGNVLNESGSGDYVAELIVGFSIPLVLLPFFVSSFVRLVQGSGTVAMITAASITAPILSGVDGVYMPLAAIGATTGSLLFSYFNDSFFWVVTRMLGIRDTKEQILTWSVPTTLAWLMSLILLVVCSLFV
- a CDS encoding four-carbon acid sugar kinase family protein, translating into MDVVVVCDDLTGANATGVKLTKKGLKTATVVHGLPVPESGYDALCLDTDSRYVSEEQARSRVKSALESIESNGRARVYSKRIDSTLRGNIGAEIEEMLDFSGENSVAIVVSSFPESGRSTVGGYLLVDDVPLQETDVAKDPVSPIKTSKVKEVIQNQTNLSISSIGLDIVMEGHESLARSLKKLSSTYRVICIDAVTDEHIDMIANVVKECSHPVVTVDPGPFTAVYSSKYLGGGKKDKKYLVTVGSVTSQTGQQLDYFINKWKVKPIYAKPKELATFKEKWQKEVDRVVATVEKQAVQAKIILVTTYHPGQKRLDLAEIAEAENTTEEGLAKRITDGLASISRRVLEKNKEDFAGCYLSGGDVTASVCSITRAQGIELADEVIPLAAYGKFVGGYLDGMNVITKGGMIGDKKTLSTCMNYLVSVTH
- a CDS encoding protein-glutamine gamma-glutamyltransferase, which codes for MIQLSGSPFQQSDMWPSNGIESMIIRWMKEDPVVYSYSSIDELSFELELRKNILLSAVSMKRSSVQFAVFAKSRCNPRYWNLTDSGGFRLKEGVKPSEAIKDIYVNSSEYAFECAGAMVIIYYHAVLNVIGETSFNQLFPDIYIYSWHSDPDLGIHSTYIPNFLPGDVVYFENPDFDPTTPQWRGENAVVLGDGMFFGHGLGKRTAEQIITALNKRRNTGSNQSAYLSNLVTRPSFDDLMKFSMQSRESFVRKQPYIIIKHNETSISFNRYLSFLYAAYNQ
- a CDS encoding DeoR/GlpR family DNA-binding transcription regulator, with protein sequence MLQLERRQHIMNKLGVQGTVHIERIASDLGVSSMTIRRDLASLEKEGKLVRSHGGAILPERMAQEIPYQTKLSSYKDEKELIAKKAAEIIPANAKVLLDSGTTNLEIAKLIKTRDDLLIVTNDAKISMELLNSDSEVISTGGKLQKDIGAFMGTHVQTLLKQIRVDMVFLGANAIDLNGDISTPSMEKALIKKLMLESATMKWVVADHSKFNRRAFAHVCHLSTINGIITDNQLEQDDRKKLEQETNLY